From Symphalangus syndactylus isolate Jambi chromosome 17, NHGRI_mSymSyn1-v2.1_pri, whole genome shotgun sequence, one genomic window encodes:
- the ZNF740 gene encoding zinc finger protein 740 isoform X3, translating into MAQASLLACEGLAGVSLVPTAASKKMMLSQIASKQAENGERAGSPDVLRCSSQGHRKDSDKSRSRKDDDSLSEASHSKKTVKKVVVVEQNGSFQVKIPKNFVCEHCFGAFRSSYHLKRHILIHTGEKPFECDICDMRFIQKYHLERHKRVHSGEKPYQCERCHQCFSRTDRLLRHKRMCQGCQSKTSDGQFSL; encoded by the exons ATGGCTCAG GCAAGTCTCCTGGCTTGTGAAGGCCTAGCAGGTGTGAGTTTGGTTCCCACTGCAGCCAGCAAGAAGATGATGCTGAGCCAGATTGCCAGCAAGCAGGCCGAGAATGGCGAGCGGGCAGGTAGCCCTGATGTGCTGAGGTGCTCGAGTCAG GGTCACCGAAAAGACAGTGATAAGTCCCGGAGCCGCAAAGATGATGACAGCCTGTCTGAGGCCTCTCATTCAAAAAAGACTGTTAAAAAG GTGGTGGTAGTGGAACAAAATGGTTCTTTTCAAGTAAAGATTCCCAAAAATTTTGTTTGTGAACACTGCTTTGGAGCCTTTCGGAGCAGTTACCACCTAAAGAGGCACATCCTTATTCACACTG GTGAGAAGCCATTTGAGTGTGACATATGTGATATGCGTTTCATCCAGAAGTACCACCTGGAACGCCACAAGCGTGTGCACAGTGGTGAAAAGCCTTACCAGTGTGAACGGTGTCATCAG TGTTTTTCTCGGACAGATCGATTACTCAGACACAAACGGATGTGCCAAGGGTGCCAGTCCAAGACTTCCGACGGGCAGTTTTCTCTATAG
- the ZNF740 gene encoding zinc finger protein 740 isoform X4, with the protein MKEASLLACEGLAGVSLVPTAASKKMMLSQIASKQAENGERAGSPDVLRCSSQGHRKDSDKSRSRKDDDSLSEASHSKKTVKKVVVVEQNGSFQVKIPKNFVCEHCFGAFRSSYHLKRHILIHTGEKPFECDICDMRFIQKYHLERHKRVHSGEKPYQCERCHQCFSRTDRLLRHKRMCQGCQSKTSDGQFSL; encoded by the exons ATGAAGGAG GCAAGTCTCCTGGCTTGTGAAGGCCTAGCAGGTGTGAGTTTGGTTCCCACTGCAGCCAGCAAGAAGATGATGCTGAGCCAGATTGCCAGCAAGCAGGCCGAGAATGGCGAGCGGGCAGGTAGCCCTGATGTGCTGAGGTGCTCGAGTCAG GGTCACCGAAAAGACAGTGATAAGTCCCGGAGCCGCAAAGATGATGACAGCCTGTCTGAGGCCTCTCATTCAAAAAAGACTGTTAAAAAG GTGGTGGTAGTGGAACAAAATGGTTCTTTTCAAGTAAAGATTCCCAAAAATTTTGTTTGTGAACACTGCTTTGGAGCCTTTCGGAGCAGTTACCACCTAAAGAGGCACATCCTTATTCACACTG GTGAGAAGCCATTTGAGTGTGACATATGTGATATGCGTTTCATCCAGAAGTACCACCTGGAACGCCACAAGCGTGTGCACAGTGGTGAAAAGCCTTACCAGTGTGAACGGTGTCATCAG TGTTTTTCTCGGACAGATCGATTACTCAGACACAAACGGATGTGCCAAGGGTGCCAGTCCAAGACTTCCGACGGGCAGTTTTCTCTATAG
- the ZNF740 gene encoding zinc finger protein 740 isoform X2, with amino-acid sequence MKEASLLACEGLAGVSLVPTAASKKMMLSQIASKQAENGERAGSPDVLRCSSQGHRKDSDKSRSRKDDDSLSEASHSKKTVKKVVVVEQNGSFQVKIPKNFVCEHCFGAFRSSYHLKRHILIHTGEKPFECDICDMRFIQKYHLERHKRVHSGEKPYQCERCHQVRLIPATIPHTHFSFPKNQGHSPLLPDKSHQHSSL; translated from the exons ATGAAGGAG GCAAGTCTCCTGGCTTGTGAAGGCCTAGCAGGTGTGAGTTTGGTTCCCACTGCAGCCAGCAAGAAGATGATGCTGAGCCAGATTGCCAGCAAGCAGGCCGAGAATGGCGAGCGGGCAGGTAGCCCTGATGTGCTGAGGTGCTCGAGTCAG GGTCACCGAAAAGACAGTGATAAGTCCCGGAGCCGCAAAGATGATGACAGCCTGTCTGAGGCCTCTCATTCAAAAAAGACTGTTAAAAAG GTGGTGGTAGTGGAACAAAATGGTTCTTTTCAAGTAAAGATTCCCAAAAATTTTGTTTGTGAACACTGCTTTGGAGCCTTTCGGAGCAGTTACCACCTAAAGAGGCACATCCTTATTCACACTG GTGAGAAGCCATTTGAGTGTGACATATGTGATATGCGTTTCATCCAGAAGTACCACCTGGAACGCCACAAGCGTGTGCACAGTGGTGAAAAGCCTTACCAGTGTGAACGGTGTCATCAGGTAAGGCTCATCCCTGCTACAATCCCCCACACACACTTTTCCTTCCCCAAGAATCAGGGCCATTCTCCACTCCTGCCTGACAAGAGCCACCAGCATTCCTCGCTATAA
- the ZNF740 gene encoding zinc finger protein 740 isoform X1, which yields MAQASLLACEGLAGVSLVPTAASKKMMLSQIASKQAENGERAGSPDVLRCSSQGHRKDSDKSRSRKDDDSLSEASHSKKTVKKVVVVEQNGSFQVKIPKNFVCEHCFGAFRSSYHLKRHILIHTGEKPFECDICDMRFIQKYHLERHKRVHSGEKPYQCERCHQVRLIPATIPHTHFSFPKNQGHSPLLPDKSHQHSSL from the exons ATGGCTCAG GCAAGTCTCCTGGCTTGTGAAGGCCTAGCAGGTGTGAGTTTGGTTCCCACTGCAGCCAGCAAGAAGATGATGCTGAGCCAGATTGCCAGCAAGCAGGCCGAGAATGGCGAGCGGGCAGGTAGCCCTGATGTGCTGAGGTGCTCGAGTCAG GGTCACCGAAAAGACAGTGATAAGTCCCGGAGCCGCAAAGATGATGACAGCCTGTCTGAGGCCTCTCATTCAAAAAAGACTGTTAAAAAG GTGGTGGTAGTGGAACAAAATGGTTCTTTTCAAGTAAAGATTCCCAAAAATTTTGTTTGTGAACACTGCTTTGGAGCCTTTCGGAGCAGTTACCACCTAAAGAGGCACATCCTTATTCACACTG GTGAGAAGCCATTTGAGTGTGACATATGTGATATGCGTTTCATCCAGAAGTACCACCTGGAACGCCACAAGCGTGTGCACAGTGGTGAAAAGCCTTACCAGTGTGAACGGTGTCATCAGGTAAGGCTCATCCCTGCTACAATCCCCCACACACACTTTTCCTTCCCCAAGAATCAGGGCCATTCTCCACTCCTGCCTGACAAGAGCCACCAGCATTCCTCGCTATAA
- the ZNF740 gene encoding zinc finger protein 740 isoform X5, which produces MMLSQIASKQAENGERAGSPDVLRCSSQGHRKDSDKSRSRKDDDSLSEASHSKKTVKKVVVVEQNGSFQVKIPKNFVCEHCFGAFRSSYHLKRHILIHTGEKPFECDICDMRFIQKYHLERHKRVHSGEKPYQCERCHQVRLIPATIPHTHFSFPKNQGHSPLLPDKSHQHSSL; this is translated from the exons ATGATGCTGAGCCAGATTGCCAGCAAGCAGGCCGAGAATGGCGAGCGGGCAGGTAGCCCTGATGTGCTGAGGTGCTCGAGTCAG GGTCACCGAAAAGACAGTGATAAGTCCCGGAGCCGCAAAGATGATGACAGCCTGTCTGAGGCCTCTCATTCAAAAAAGACTGTTAAAAAG GTGGTGGTAGTGGAACAAAATGGTTCTTTTCAAGTAAAGATTCCCAAAAATTTTGTTTGTGAACACTGCTTTGGAGCCTTTCGGAGCAGTTACCACCTAAAGAGGCACATCCTTATTCACACTG GTGAGAAGCCATTTGAGTGTGACATATGTGATATGCGTTTCATCCAGAAGTACCACCTGGAACGCCACAAGCGTGTGCACAGTGGTGAAAAGCCTTACCAGTGTGAACGGTGTCATCAGGTAAGGCTCATCCCTGCTACAATCCCCCACACACACTTTTCCTTCCCCAAGAATCAGGGCCATTCTCCACTCCTGCCTGACAAGAGCCACCAGCATTCCTCGCTATAA